A genomic region of Chloracidobacterium sp. contains the following coding sequences:
- a CDS encoding carboxypeptidase regulatory-like domain-containing protein: MRSKLRRSPVAALVLGLLIVWVAVSEGQLRTAVDAAGSPVVVTAPTMNVLPGSSITAPVMVSDTTGRNILSYDFRVTYDPAVITPQVPAVTVAGTISDPGLVTINDLTPGLLIVSYFRATPPITGAGTLFNFKFNAIGGIGTFSNLTWTDFYFNETIPEDLTVNGLISIIGPTPTPTPTPTPTPTPTPTPTPTPTPTPTPTPTPTPTPTPTPTPTPTPTPTPTPTPTPTPTPTPTPTPTPTPTPTPTPTPTPTPTPTPTPTPTPTPTPTPTPTPTPTPTPTPTPTPTPTPTPTPTPVAAYVGENAATDFVITNDVAPAGLSTGDTVTWNPDGTQHPLGTVTGLIFDYQAFATVQGGINAVTPGGTVYVEAGTYTENVVLNKSATLSGAQDNVDARTRPGTNEAIVTPVSAARALELQTGSAGSVINGFTFSGGTLVGSSGLIESTSGPLNDLQLLNNRFTSFPGRAVNLNDSGTDITANQNLVEGSGNTTAVSGVFHLDTDTFHGFHFTNNTVRNADFTEGFFVDGNHNVGPSGMRNPSISGNLFDNNNVGVNLGTRAFGSFATPNAGTISNNTFSNNDFDGLQGGMQNVAITGNLFTGNERHGLALTSFGNTNPDRGAQNNTITGNCFTGNGLVVGGTSAGVSFSATQAAGTISTNNFEQNNIGGNNVGATYTGTETIDADNNYWGSPTGPTHTGNPGGIGDVVNGTTISFVPFLTSPATIAGCMLPPAPTPTPTPTPTPTPTPTPTPTPTPTPTPTPTPTPTPTPTPVDPPPTAVGSSVDITAPGGVMHFFDVTYTDTGFNAGMNVGSLDGGDIRVTGPGGFDVPAAYFIVDNPTNGTPRTAQYGIIPPGGTWDFADNGTYQIVVQPTQVADIGPNFVATGTVETFTVNIPFVTPSPTPTPTPTPTPTPTPTPTPTPTPTPTPTPTPTPTPTPTPTPTPTPTPTPTPTPTPTPTPTPTPTPTPTPTPTPTPTPTPTPTPTPTPTPTPTPTPTPTPTPTPTPTPIPTPTPTPTPTPSPTPFITFGSLTYVEDESQTAVIEIVRTGDLSGTNTVTFSTSDGTATGGPACTSGIDYITVTGQIVTFNPMETLKTVNVIVCGDVITEPTQTVNLHLTGPFTRPGSLPPFDTMADAPEAQNALLNINDTASQFRNADPMCVTLAGTAAPYPSAINVTNAPLALGSMRVTLYDLSYTVPDNIDALLVGPLGQKFVIMGDSGGALAIPTGNPVTLSFTDAGTGVLPNAGPLASGNFEPTTWESPVTNFPGAAPPGPYSEPGSTIGGTGTQTFFGNYGLTNANGVWNLYIRDDAGNPLQLPESISGCFAGGWGIEFFATTAAQASISGRVMTADGRPIRNATITVTGNSLSEPRVVQTGSFGYYSFDGLATGETYVVTVGQGRYTFQMPSRVVSLIDNITDLDFTGEPVN, encoded by the coding sequence ATGAGGTCTAAGCTTCGACGGTCGCCGGTGGCCGCACTAGTGCTCGGTCTTCTAATAGTTTGGGTCGCTGTGAGCGAAGGTCAGCTTCGCACAGCCGTCGATGCAGCTGGATCGCCCGTCGTGGTAACAGCCCCGACGATGAATGTCCTGCCCGGCTCGAGCATCACTGCTCCCGTAATGGTCAGCGATACCACAGGCCGCAACATCCTCTCGTACGATTTTAGAGTCACATACGATCCGGCGGTGATAACGCCGCAGGTCCCAGCCGTCACCGTGGCCGGAACCATCAGCGATCCCGGCCTGGTCACGATCAATGACCTGACGCCGGGGCTATTGATCGTCTCGTATTTTCGCGCAACACCGCCGATCACAGGTGCGGGCACGTTATTCAATTTCAAATTCAACGCGATTGGCGGGATCGGAACATTCTCTAACCTGACATGGACCGACTTCTACTTTAACGAGACGATTCCCGAAGATCTTACGGTTAACGGTTTGATAAGCATCATCGGGCCAACCCCAACTCCGACGCCAACTCCAACACCGACACCAACACCGACACCAACTCCGACGCCGACTCCAACGCCGACGCCGACGCCTACACCGACACCGACGCCGACGCCAACGCCGACGCCGACGCCTACACCGACGCCAACACCGACACCGACACCGACGCCGACACCGACGCCGACGCCGACGCCGACGCCAACACCGACACCGACGCCGACACCGACGCCGACGCCAACACCGACGCCTACACCGACGCCGACGCCTACACCGACGCCGACGCCGACGCCAACACCTACACCAACGCCTACACCGACGCCGACGCCGACGCCTACACCGACGCCGACACCTACGCCGACGCCAACGCCGACGCCAACGCCGGTGGCCGCTTATGTAGGAGAGAATGCGGCGACGGACTTTGTGATCACCAATGATGTGGCACCGGCCGGGCTCTCCACAGGCGACACGGTCACGTGGAACCCTGACGGCACGCAGCATCCGCTCGGAACGGTGACCGGGCTTATCTTCGACTATCAGGCATTCGCTACCGTGCAGGGCGGCATAAACGCCGTAACGCCGGGCGGAACGGTCTATGTCGAGGCGGGAACTTACACCGAGAATGTGGTGTTGAACAAGAGCGCCACTTTGAGCGGTGCCCAGGACAACGTCGATGCCCGTACGCGGCCGGGCACGAACGAAGCGATTGTCACGCCGGTGAGCGCCGCGCGTGCACTTGAACTGCAGACAGGGTCGGCCGGATCTGTGATCAACGGCTTTACCTTCTCGGGCGGCACGCTTGTCGGGTCATCGGGCCTCATTGAATCAACTTCGGGGCCGCTCAACGACCTTCAGCTGCTGAACAACCGGTTCACGTCGTTCCCGGGCCGTGCGGTCAACCTGAATGACAGCGGGACCGATATAACGGCAAACCAGAACCTCGTCGAAGGCTCAGGCAACACGACAGCCGTCAGCGGTGTCTTCCATCTGGACACGGACACCTTCCACGGGTTCCATTTCACCAACAATACGGTGAGGAATGCTGATTTTACGGAAGGCTTCTTTGTTGACGGTAATCACAATGTGGGCCCGAGCGGGATGCGTAATCCGTCGATCAGCGGCAACCTGTTCGACAACAACAATGTTGGTGTGAACCTCGGGACCCGTGCCTTTGGCTCGTTTGCGACGCCTAACGCCGGCACGATCTCGAATAACACATTCAGCAACAACGACTTTGACGGCCTGCAGGGCGGCATGCAGAATGTGGCGATAACCGGCAACCTCTTTACTGGTAACGAACGCCACGGACTGGCTCTGACGAGCTTTGGTAATACGAACCCGGATCGCGGTGCTCAGAACAACACAATCACAGGCAACTGCTTTACGGGCAACGGCCTTGTGGTCGGAGGCACGAGCGCCGGGGTCTCGTTCAGTGCGACTCAGGCAGCGGGAACCATCTCGACCAACAACTTTGAGCAGAACAATATTGGCGGCAACAACGTCGGTGCCACCTACACCGGCACTGAGACAATTGACGCCGACAACAACTATTGGGGATCGCCGACCGGTCCGACCCATACCGGCAATCCGGGGGGTATCGGTGATGTGGTCAATGGAACGACTATCAGTTTCGTCCCGTTCCTTACTTCACCGGCCACGATCGCTGGTTGTATGCTGCCGCCGGCACCAACTCCGACGCCGACGCCAACACCGACGCCGACACCGACGCCAACTCCGACGCCGACTCCTACACCAACGCCTACGCCAACTCCGACTCCGACACCGACGCCGACACCGACGCCTGTTGACCCGCCGCCGACAGCGGTTGGGAGTTCGGTGGACATAACGGCCCCGGGCGGAGTGATGCACTTCTTTGACGTGACATACACGGACACGGGCTTTAATGCGGGGATGAATGTCGGTTCACTGGATGGCGGCGACATACGCGTGACCGGGCCGGGCGGTTTTGACGTGCCTGCGGCGTACTTCATAGTGGACAATCCGACAAACGGCACGCCTCGGACGGCCCAGTACGGGATCATCCCGCCGGGCGGGACGTGGGACTTTGCGGATAACGGGACGTATCAGATAGTGGTGCAGCCGACACAGGTGGCAGACATCGGGCCAAACTTTGTAGCAACGGGCACTGTGGAGACATTCACGGTGAATATACCCTTCGTAACACCAAGCCCGACACCGACACCTACACCGACGCCGACGCCAACTCCAACACCGACGCCGACGCCGACGCCGACGCCAACACCGACGCCAACACCGACGCCAACACCGACGCCGACACCGACACCAACGCCGACACCGACACCAACGCCGACACCGACACCAACGCCGACACCGACACCAACGCCTACGCCGACGCCAACTCCTACGCCGACGCCTACGCCGACGCCAACTCCTACGCCGACGCCAACTCCTACGCCGACGCCAACTCCTACGCCGACGCCTACGCCGACACCGACGCCGACGCCGACGCCGACGCCTACTCCGACGCCAATACCTACACCAACGCCGACGCCTACTCCTACACCGTCACCGACGCCGTTTATCACATTCGGCTCTCTGACGTATGTAGAGGACGAATCACAGACGGCTGTGATCGAGATAGTCAGGACGGGAGACCTGTCAGGCACAAATACAGTGACGTTCTCGACGTCTGACGGCACGGCAACAGGCGGGCCGGCCTGTACTTCGGGGATCGACTACATAACGGTCACGGGACAGATAGTGACGTTCAACCCGATGGAGACGCTCAAGACGGTCAACGTCATAGTGTGCGGCGATGTGATAACGGAGCCGACTCAGACGGTTAACCTGCATCTGACAGGGCCATTCACACGGCCGGGCAGCCTGCCGCCATTTGACACGATGGCGGATGCCCCTGAGGCACAGAACGCCCTTCTGAACATCAACGACACGGCGAGCCAATTCAGGAACGCAGACCCGATGTGCGTAACGCTGGCCGGAACGGCTGCTCCGTATCCGTCAGCGATCAACGTGACGAATGCCCCGCTGGCCCTTGGGTCGATGCGTGTGACGCTGTATGACCTGTCATACACGGTGCCTGACAATATAGACGCCCTGCTGGTAGGCCCGCTGGGGCAGAAGTTCGTGATAATGGGCGATTCGGGCGGGGCACTGGCCATTCCGACGGGCAACCCCGTGACGCTGAGCTTTACGGATGCCGGTACGGGCGTGCTGCCAAATGCAGGGCCGCTTGCATCAGGGAACTTTGAGCCGACCACATGGGAGTCGCCTGTCACTAACTTCCCGGGAGCGGCACCACCGGGGCCGTACTCTGAGCCGGGCAGCACCATTGGCGGCACGGGCACACAGACGTTCTTTGGCAACTACGGCCTGACGAACGCCAACGGCGTGTGGAACCTCTACATCCGCGATGACGCCGGCAACCCGCTGCAATTGCCTGAGTCGATATCAGGCTGCTTCGCGGGCGGCTGGGGCATAGAGTTCTTTGCGACAACGGCCGCACAAGCCTCGATCTCAGGCCGCGTGATGACAGCAGACGGGCGGCCGATACGCAATGCCACCATCACCGTCACCGGCAATTCGCTCAGCGAACCGCGTGTGGTCCAGACGGGCTCATTCGGCTACTACTCATTCGACGGCCTCGCCACGGGCGAGACGTATGTTGTCACCGTTGGCCAAGGACGTTATACGTTCCAGATGCCAAGCCGCGTTGTTTCGCTGATCGACAATATCACTGACCTCGACTTCACGGGTGAGCCGGTGAACTAG
- a CDS encoding L-seryl-tRNA(Sec) selenium transferase has product MPAPRKTHVTGSLRNLPSVDELLQTDVGRVIAQAAGSRHATRQARAAVAALRKRVSASKTERSSKADLLFAAVEQMQATWAAEGLSANQRVINATGVVVHTNLGRAPFSKAAVMALTQAAGYCSLEFDLATGGRGRRGGRAESLIKELSGAEDALIVNNCAAAAFFALSVFAAGGDVVISRGELVEIGGDFRVPEVLSASGATLCEVGTTNRTKLTDYEWALTRRAKMILRVHPSNYRIVGFTASPQLAELADLAHRRGVLLYEDLGSGALIDLGVGEPTVADSIKAGVDVVTFSGDKLLGGVQAGIIAGRKEIVAKLRRHPLYRALRPDKLTYAALEATLLSYRRGTAKADVPVARMLTATRAQIRRRAKAMIAKIMTSEISHLRFEIANGISATGGGAAPGIELETALIAVTHGKRSAVRLEQTLRRYDPPVIARIVDDQVVIDLRTVNADEEDFIVAAIRTLD; this is encoded by the coding sequence ATGCCCGCACCACGGAAAACGCACGTTACCGGATCGCTCCGAAACCTGCCATCAGTTGATGAGCTGCTGCAGACCGATGTGGGCCGCGTGATCGCGCAAGCGGCAGGATCCCGCCACGCCACGCGACAGGCGCGAGCGGCAGTTGCAGCCCTGCGCAAGCGGGTATCTGCGTCAAAAACCGAGCGTTCGTCAAAGGCCGATCTGTTATTCGCGGCCGTCGAGCAGATGCAGGCAACATGGGCGGCTGAGGGCCTCTCGGCCAATCAACGGGTCATTAACGCCACGGGCGTGGTCGTCCACACAAATCTTGGCCGGGCCCCGTTCTCGAAGGCGGCCGTAATGGCACTCACTCAGGCAGCGGGATACTGCTCCCTCGAATTCGACCTTGCGACCGGCGGGCGCGGACGTAGAGGCGGCCGTGCTGAGAGCCTGATTAAGGAGCTTTCAGGTGCTGAGGACGCTCTGATCGTCAATAACTGTGCGGCGGCGGCATTCTTTGCGCTGAGTGTTTTTGCCGCCGGCGGCGATGTCGTGATATCGCGCGGTGAGTTGGTCGAGATCGGCGGCGATTTTCGCGTGCCGGAGGTGCTGTCGGCGTCCGGCGCAACGCTCTGCGAGGTTGGCACGACAAATCGGACGAAGCTCACCGACTATGAATGGGCACTCACGCGTCGTGCCAAAATGATCCTGCGAGTGCATCCGTCAAACTACCGGATCGTCGGCTTTACTGCCTCGCCGCAGCTCGCCGAGCTTGCCGACCTTGCTCACCGACGAGGCGTGCTACTCTACGAGGACCTCGGCTCAGGTGCCCTGATCGATCTGGGCGTCGGTGAACCGACAGTGGCTGATTCTATAAAAGCCGGCGTCGATGTCGTCACCTTCAGCGGCGACAAGCTGCTTGGCGGCGTCCAGGCGGGCATCATCGCAGGCAGGAAAGAGATCGTAGCAAAACTCCGACGCCATCCGCTCTATCGTGCACTGCGTCCCGACAAACTAACGTATGCCGCGCTCGAAGCGACGCTATTATCGTATCGCCGCGGCACAGCAAAGGCAGACGTGCCGGTCGCACGTATGCTCACCGCAACACGAGCACAGATCAGGCGACGAGCAAAGGCCATGATAGCAAAGATAATGACATCTGAAATTTCACATTTGAGATTTGAGATCGCCAACGGCATTTCCGCGACCGGCGGCGGTGCGGCGCCGGGAATCGAGCTTGAGACGGCTCTGATCGCCGTCACGCACGGAAAAAGATCTGCTGTTAGATTGGAGCAGACGTTACGGCGTTACGATCCGCCCGTGATCGCACGGATCGTTGACGATCAGGTTGTGATCGATCTAAGGACCGTAAATGCGGATGAGGAAGACTTTATCGTGGCGGCGATAAGGACTCTTGATTAG
- the serC gene encoding 3-phosphoserine/phosphohydroxythreonine transaminase yields the protein MTKRIFNFSAGPAVLPLPVLERAREEMFSLQGIGMSVMEISHRSKHFQAVLDGAEQGIRRLLAVPDNYRVLFLQGGATLQFSMVPMNFLGSGDVADYLITGAWGKKALKEARRCGDVNVIYSSAEDGFRSVPEQAELNLTSDAKFVHYTSNETIEGVEFKYDLDGRGVPVVCDASSNILSKPLDISKYALIYAGAQKNIGPSGVTLVIIRDDLIAAVPENQHSMLDYRLMAENDSMLNTPNTWGIYVISLVCDWLLEQGGLAAMEQRNEEKAAILYDAIDSSDGYYAGHADRNCRSLMNVTFRLPSEDLEQLFCAEAAAASLDGLKGHRSVGGVRASIYNAFPKEGVTALVDFMQDFAARNA from the coding sequence ATGACCAAACGCATATTCAATTTCAGCGCAGGGCCCGCCGTGTTGCCGCTTCCGGTGCTCGAACGCGCACGCGAAGAAATGTTCAGCCTGCAGGGCATCGGCATGAGCGTGATGGAGATCAGCCACCGGTCCAAACATTTTCAGGCTGTCCTCGATGGCGCTGAACAGGGCATTCGCAGGCTTCTGGCGGTGCCCGATAACTATCGCGTTTTGTTTCTCCAAGGCGGCGCAACACTTCAATTCTCGATGGTGCCGATGAATTTTCTCGGGTCGGGCGATGTTGCCGACTACCTTATCACCGGAGCATGGGGGAAAAAGGCTCTGAAGGAAGCAAGGCGATGCGGCGACGTGAATGTCATCTACTCGTCCGCCGAGGACGGATTCCGGTCGGTGCCGGAGCAGGCTGAATTGAACTTAACCTCGGATGCCAAATTCGTCCATTACACTTCGAACGAGACCATCGAGGGCGTCGAGTTCAAGTATGACCTCGATGGCAGAGGCGTTCCGGTCGTTTGCGACGCATCGTCAAACATTCTGTCAAAGCCGTTAGACATCTCGAAGTACGCTCTGATCTACGCGGGTGCGCAAAAGAACATCGGCCCGAGCGGCGTAACATTGGTGATTATCCGCGATGATCTGATTGCAGCCGTGCCTGAGAACCAGCATTCGATGCTCGACTATCGGCTGATGGCCGAGAACGATTCGATGCTCAACACGCCGAACACATGGGGCATATACGTTATAAGCCTCGTCTGCGATTGGCTGCTCGAACAAGGCGGCCTGGCGGCGATGGAGCAGAGAAATGAGGAGAAGGCGGCGATACTCTACGATGCGATAGATTCGAGCGATGGATACTATGCGGGCCACGCGGATCGCAATTGCCGCTCTCTGATGAATGTGACATTCCGCTTGCCAAGTGAGGACCTCGAACAGCTATTCTGCGCGGAGGCCGCCGCCGCCAGCCTTGACGGACTCAAAGGCCACCGAAGCGTTGGCGGCGTTCGCGCGTCGATCTATAACGCCTTCCCTAAGGAAGGAGTGACGGCGCTTGTCGATTTTATGCAGGATTTTGCCGCGAGGAATGCCTAA
- a CDS encoding carboxypeptidase regulatory-like domain-containing protein produces the protein MQYRSFLTLIAAAIFLAAGSITILGQTAPASGTVEVENTDGSRAPVAGALIEIYRTDIKSGFPSVKTSKKGEFAIAGLMLGAEYTFSISGANIAPALYPKIKAGQERIVIRVFPGDGRKFTEEEARKGVVDLAANPTAEMSEEEKKARAEYEAQKTAVEAKNQKVQKSNEIIARAAKEGADAFNAKNYDLAIAKYTEGIDADPDFIGSAPIFYNNRGTVLVTRAVDSYNRAVKTTDPTEKVALLGKTRKDLADAGDGFLKAWNLLKTADPQTANLDANKATSLRGAKDALSKAVRTEQIDPSLVEVAKVMLPEVQAAETDATKKSDSDLIMADMYRVLGESENAVIAYRKILDTSPDNVDALAGVGFSLVNIGYLSNDKAKFQEGANFLQRFASSAPDTHKFKADAVALIEMLKKEQNVTPQKAPGKRKS, from the coding sequence ATGCAATACAGATCGTTCTTAACACTGATCGCCGCGGCAATCTTCTTGGCCGCCGGTTCGATCACTATTCTTGGCCAGACGGCCCCTGCAAGCGGAACCGTTGAGGTTGAAAACACCGACGGCTCGCGAGCCCCTGTCGCCGGCGCCCTCATCGAGATCTACAGAACCGATATCAAGAGCGGCTTTCCGTCCGTCAAGACGAGCAAAAAAGGCGAATTTGCGATAGCCGGCCTAATGCTCGGTGCAGAGTACACGTTCTCGATCAGCGGGGCAAATATCGCCCCTGCTCTCTACCCTAAGATCAAGGCTGGCCAGGAGCGCATCGTTATTAGAGTGTTCCCTGGCGACGGCCGGAAGTTTACCGAGGAAGAGGCACGCAAGGGTGTTGTCGATCTGGCGGCAAACCCGACAGCCGAGATGAGCGAGGAGGAAAAGAAGGCGCGCGCCGAGTACGAGGCCCAAAAAACTGCTGTCGAAGCGAAGAACCAGAAGGTCCAGAAATCCAATGAGATCATCGCCCGGGCGGCTAAGGAGGGGGCCGATGCCTTCAACGCAAAGAACTACGATCTCGCAATAGCCAAGTACACCGAAGGCATCGATGCCGATCCGGATTTTATCGGCAGTGCACCGATCTTCTATAACAATCGGGGCACCGTGCTGGTCACCCGGGCCGTCGATAGTTACAATCGCGCTGTAAAAACGACAGACCCGACCGAAAAGGTCGCTCTGCTTGGCAAGACGCGCAAGGACCTTGCCGACGCAGGTGACGGCTTTCTAAAGGCCTGGAATCTTCTTAAGACTGCCGATCCTCAAACCGCGAATCTTGATGCGAACAAGGCCACTTCTCTTCGAGGAGCAAAAGATGCACTCTCAAAGGCCGTCAGGACCGAGCAGATCGATCCATCGCTAGTCGAGGTTGCCAAGGTGATGCTGCCCGAGGTACAGGCGGCCGAAACGGATGCCACCAAAAAATCTGATTCCGATCTGATCATGGCTGACATGTATCGCGTCCTCGGTGAGTCTGAGAATGCGGTCATCGCCTACCGAAAGATCCTCGATACTTCGCCGGACAACGTCGATGCTCTGGCCGGAGTCGGTTTTAGCCTAGTCAATATTGGCTATCTCAGTAACGACAAGGCCAAGTTTCAGGAAGGAGCTAACTTCTTGCAGCGGTTCGCCAGCTCGGCGCCGGACACGCATAAGTTCAAGGCAGATGCCGTGGCTTTGATCGAGATGCTCAAGAAGGAGCAAAACGTCACGCCGCAAAAGGCTCCGGGCAAAAGGAAGAGCTGA
- a CDS encoding GNAT family N-acetyltransferase produces MDTEIRHLEPEDIPAVVALIREFAEFEQLSKYCEVTDERLHEALFGNGAVVEGLVALDRPRIIGYALYFPNFSSFRGQCGLYLDDIYVNAAYRGQRVGEAMIRRIAGIAASRGYERIDLMVLDWNTRAADFYLRLGAVRDDEERHFKFTDDAFRGLVS; encoded by the coding sequence ATGGATACTGAGATCAGACACCTCGAGCCTGAAGATATTCCCGCCGTTGTAGCCCTCATCCGCGAATTTGCGGAGTTTGAACAATTAAGCAAATATTGCGAGGTCACAGATGAGCGGCTTCACGAGGCTCTCTTCGGTAACGGAGCCGTTGTCGAAGGCCTCGTTGCCCTCGACCGCCCTCGCATCATTGGTTACGCCCTGTACTTCCCAAATTTTTCGAGCTTTCGCGGCCAGTGTGGGCTGTATCTCGACGATATCTATGTCAACGCGGCGTATCGAGGACAACGTGTCGGCGAGGCTATGATTAGACGGATCGCCGGTATTGCGGCTTCGCGGGGCTACGAGCGGATAGATCTAATGGTGCTCGACTGGAATACAAGGGCGGCGGACTTCTATCTCAGGCTCGGCGCCGTCCGAGATGACGAAGAGCGGCACTTTAAGTTCACGGACGATGCGTTCCGTGGTCTCGTGTCCTAA
- a CDS encoding YceH family protein, which produces MPEILNETEARIMGSLVEKQLTTPEYYPLTLNSLVTACNQKNNREPVMSLTEPAVSAALDDLRDRNLVYVFYGSTSRVPKYKHMLPSVYELEPDEVAIVAVLLLRGPQTLGELRERTGRMHEFANLGETQETLDRLMRRDDPVVVRLPVQAGRKEARFTHLLSGEIDVEALAAAHPTRAAQAEAAADRIGKLENEVTSLRGEVNSLKAMFDEFRQQFE; this is translated from the coding sequence ATGCCCGAGATCCTGAATGAGACCGAGGCCCGAATTATGGGATCCTTGGTCGAGAAACAACTGACGACGCCCGAGTATTATCCGCTCACGCTCAATTCGCTCGTGACGGCGTGTAACCAGAAGAATAACCGCGAGCCGGTGATGTCGCTGACCGAACCCGCAGTGAGCGCAGCATTGGACGACCTGCGCGACCGCAATCTCGTCTATGTTTTTTACGGTTCGACGAGCCGCGTGCCGAAATACAAGCACATGTTGCCGAGCGTTTATGAGCTTGAGCCCGATGAGGTGGCGATCGTGGCCGTGCTCCTGCTTCGCGGGCCGCAGACGCTCGGCGAACTTCGCGAACGAACGGGCCGAATGCATGAGTTTGCGAACCTTGGTGAAACACAGGAAACACTCGACCGTCTGATGCGGCGCGATGATCCGGTTGTCGTCAGGCTGCCGGTCCAGGCCGGACGAAAGGAGGCGCGATTCACCCATTTGCTCTCCGGCGAAATCGATGTCGAGGCCCTTGCTGCCGCCCATCCAACACGCGCCGCCCAAGCCGAGGCCGCCGCCGACCGTATTGGAAAACTAGAAAATGAGGTCACCTCGCTGCGGGGTGAGGTCAACTCGCTTAAGGCGATGTTTGACGAGTTTAGACAGCAGTTTGAATGA
- a CDS encoding PaaI family thioesterase has protein sequence MTIEKSLQEEYSPHGICFGCGPANEKGLHIRSFSQRDEVVAEWYAEPHHQAFPGILNGGIIGALLDCHSNWTAAYFLMKRDGLEQAPCTVTAEFHVKLLRPTPIDGPITLKARVVESSEDRATVEAELIAGGKVCDTCRGVFVAVKEGHPAYHRW, from the coding sequence ATGACGATCGAGAAATCACTCCAGGAAGAGTACTCACCGCATGGCATTTGCTTCGGCTGCGGGCCGGCGAATGAGAAGGGGCTGCATATTCGCAGCTTTTCCCAACGTGACGAGGTGGTTGCCGAATGGTATGCCGAGCCGCATCATCAGGCGTTTCCGGGCATTTTGAACGGCGGCATCATCGGGGCGTTACTCGATTGCCATTCAAACTGGACGGCGGCGTATTTTCTAATGAAGCGCGACGGCCTCGAGCAGGCACCGTGCACGGTGACTGCCGAGTTTCACGTAAAACTACTCAGGCCGACGCCGATTGACGGGCCGATAACGTTAAAAGCCCGAGTTGTCGAATCGAGCGAGGACCGCGCAACCGTCGAGGCCGAGCTGATCGCGGGCGGCAAGGTCTGCGACACGTGCCGAGGGGTTTTTGTCGCGGTCAAAGAAGGCCATCCGGCGTACCATCGTTGGTAA